The DNA sequence GCAATCCCGGATTCGATGTGAAGCTGCTCAATGACGTGGTTCAAAAGCTCCTGGACCGCATCATCTTTATCCGCATCGCCGAGGACAGGAACATCCGGCAGAACAGAGAACTATGGGAGATTGTGGCCCAATGGAAGGGTGAAGGCAGGCGCAAACCTATTATGGCCAATCTCAAGAACCTCTTCTACCGCATAAATGATGACCTGAACGGAAATATCTTCAAGCCCCATGCCTGTGAAGAGGCTGATATCGACTCAGGTCTCCTGGCGGAAATCATTGAAAACCTCTATGCGCCGAAAAGCCAGTACCGGTTCGAGGCCATAGGTGTAGAGCTTCTGGGGAGCATTTACGAACGGTACCTTGGCAGCACCATCAGGGTAACGCCCCAAAGGGTCAAGGTAGAAGAAAAGCCTGAAGTAAGAAAGGCAGGCGGCGTCTACTATACCCCGAAATATATCGTCGATTATGTCGTAAAAAATACCGTAGGCAGAGTTATTGAGGGAAAGACCCCGAAACAGATCGAGAAGATACGGATACTCGATCCCGCCTGCGGATCGGGATCATTCCTCCTCGGAGCCTACCAGTACCTCATCGACTACCACCTGAAATACTACCGGGAACACCCGAAGCAAGCCCGCGTTCTTTACTACGATCCTTACTACAAGATCAAGCCCGACGAGATCACCCTGCCGATTCAGGAAAAAGCGAGGATTCTGAAAAACAACCTTTTCGGCGTAGATAAAGACCCACAGGCGGTGGAGATCACCATGATGAGCCTTTACCTCAAAGCCATTGAAGGCGAGAGGGGATTCCTCCCCATGAGGCAGCACTTTCTGCCGCCCCTTACCTACAATATCGTCTGCGGCAACAGCCTTGTGGGTTATGACATGTTTGAAGGGCAGCTCTTTGACGACGGGACGAAAGACGAGATCAACCCCTTTGACTGGCCTTCAAAGGCAGCAGGATTTGGGGAAATCATGGAGAGCGGAGGCTTCGATGTGGTGATCGGCAATCCACCCTATGTGAGGATTCAGACGTTGAACCGCCAAGAAGTTGAATACTTTAACGGAAAATACAAATCGGCTTCCGGTAATTATGACATCTACATCCTCTTTGTGGAAAAGGCTATGCAGTTGCTGAAAGAAAATGGTGTCCACGGTTTCATCTTGCCCCACAAATTCTTTCAGGCATCTTACGGACAGGGGCTGAGAAAGCTGATCTCTGAAAACAGTTCTGTAATGGAGATAGTTCATTTCAAGGATAACCAGGTTTTTGAAGGTGCAAGTACATATACCTGTCTATTGTTTCTCTCCAAAAGTAAAACCGGAAAATTCAAGTATGCTGAAATCTCCAAGTTTATCAGCCCTGCCGAACAGTTAGACGCAGTGGGCGTAAATAAAAAGTATTCTGATGAGAATATGAGGGTTGGCTTCATTGAAAAGAAACAGGTCACCCCTTATCTGTGGAGCTTTCATTTTGACGAATCCGTTTCCGTGATGGACAAGCTGAAGATAGGTACTCAGCCCCTTGAGGCGTTTACTGAGAGGATTTTTCAGGGACTCAAAACCAGTGTGCGGACAAGATTTATATACTGGATGTCAAGGAACATAGGGGCCAAACAATACTTGTCCGCTCTAAGGAATTGGAAAGAGATGTGGAGATCGAATCGGAACTGCTCAAGCCGCTGATAAAAGGCGGCCAGATGAGAAGGTATGTGATTGAGGAAGCGAAAAAGGTTGTCCTTTTCCCATATATGAACGGAAAGCTTATTTCAAAGAAAGAAATCCAGGAGAAGCACCCGCTCTGCTGGGCATATTTGATGGAGAACAAGAAGTATCTTGAAAACAGGGAAGATGGGAAAATGAAAGGCGAGAAATGGTACGCATTCGGAAGAACCCAAGCCTTGGAAGTTGTCGGTCTCAAGAAAATTATCACCCCTGACCTTGCCGCTTCGGCTTCTTACTGTTTTGATGAAGATGGCAGATATTCTTTCAGCGGTGGTGCAGCAGGCGGTTATGGGATCATCGTGAAAGAAACGTTTAACCCGAGATACATTTTGGGTTTGTTGAACAGCAGACTCATCGACTGGTACCACCATCAGATGAGTACAAACTTCAGAGGCGGCTACTATTCATATGAATCAAGATTTATAAAAGATATGCCTATCCGCAACATCGATCTTAATAATCCTTCC is a window from the Pseudomonadota bacterium genome containing:
- a CDS encoding Eco57I restriction-modification methylase domain-containing protein; protein product: MLDADSVKEALEALCLKFEKDKAHYLSKGYPESQVRIDFLDPLFNILGWDIANTAQKPPHERDVIVEASSEATGRPDYNFRIKGITKFFVEAKSPLTNLNDARHILQAKSYAWSTKGVFFVILTNYAEFKLFDASLKPNPRFPKEGLIYDLEYTDYLSNIGKLLELSKERVDEGSLEALIPKDLKSKRLRIPPDKSFLEDLTVWRTELAKDIHKRNPGFDVKLLNDVVQKLLDRIIFIRIAEDRNIRQNRELWEIVAQWKGEGRRKPIMANLKNLFYRINDDLNGNIFKPHACEEADIDSGLLAEIIENLYAPKSQYRFEAIGVELLGSIYERYLGSTIRVTPQRVKVEEKPEVRKAGGVYYTPKYIVDYVVKNTVGRVIEGKTPKQIEKIRILDPACGSGSFLLGAYQYLIDYHLKYYREHPKQARVLYYDPYYKIKPDEITLPIQEKARILKNNLFGVDKDPQAVEITMMSLYLKAIEGERGFLPMRQHFLPPLTYNIVCGNSLVGYDMFEGQLFDDGTKDEINPFDWPSKAAGFGEIMESGGFDVVIGNPPYVRIQTLNRQEVEYFNGKYKSASGNYDIYILFVEKAMQLLKENGVHGFILPHKFFQASYGQGLRKLISENSSVMEIVHFKDNQVFEGASTYTCLLFLSKSKTGKFKYAEISKFISPAEQLDAVGVNKKYSDENMRVGFIEKKQVTPYLWSFHFDESVSVMDKLKIGTQPLEAFTERIFQGLKTSVRTRFIYWMSRNIGAKQYLSALRNWKEMWRSNRNCSSR